The following are encoded in a window of bacterium genomic DNA:
- a CDS encoding phosphotransferase family protein produces the protein MAEPDVPGVDLEKVSAFFAKHVPGAGLPLRFEMISGGRSNLTYAVFGADGQRYVLRRPPLGHVLPTAHDMAREYRVLSGLAKTRVPAPRPFALCEDSEVNGAPFYVMDFREGHVLQDSIPEGYAESPEERLSLCSGIIDALVELHGVDYRAVGLADFGRPDGYLERQVRRWSQQWERSKTRELTEIDELIRRLNGALPQNSENTIVHGDYRLGNMALDPTDPGRIVAIFDWEMSTLGDPLSDLGYLLIYWLEADDPEEVLRSDPISAIVAKPGFMTRDELAQEYARRSGRDISKLDFYRVLATYKLAVISEGIHARFLKGKTVGEGFSFAGQAAERLAHRALALADQSNDASLRG, from the coding sequence GTGGCCGAACCCGACGTCCCCGGTGTGGATCTCGAGAAGGTATCGGCGTTTTTCGCCAAGCACGTACCGGGAGCCGGCCTGCCGCTGCGCTTCGAAATGATCAGCGGAGGTCGTTCCAATCTGACCTACGCTGTGTTCGGTGCCGATGGCCAACGCTACGTACTGCGCCGTCCACCCCTGGGCCACGTACTGCCGACCGCGCACGACATGGCTCGCGAATACCGCGTGCTTTCCGGGTTGGCGAAGACCCGCGTTCCGGCACCTCGTCCATTCGCCCTGTGTGAGGATTCCGAGGTCAATGGGGCGCCGTTCTACGTCATGGATTTTCGCGAAGGCCACGTGCTCCAGGATTCGATTCCAGAAGGGTATGCAGAGTCGCCCGAAGAACGCCTGAGCCTCTGCAGCGGCATCATCGATGCGCTCGTGGAATTGCACGGGGTCGATTATCGGGCGGTCGGACTCGCGGATTTTGGCCGCCCCGATGGCTACCTGGAACGGCAGGTTCGGCGCTGGTCGCAGCAATGGGAACGCTCGAAGACACGGGAGTTGACGGAGATCGACGAGTTGATCCGCCGCCTGAACGGAGCGCTTCCCCAGAATTCCGAGAATACGATCGTGCACGGCGACTATCGGCTCGGAAACATGGCACTCGACCCGACGGATCCGGGCAGAATCGTGGCGATTTTCGACTGGGAGATGTCGACACTCGGGGATCCACTGTCCGACCTGGGCTATCTGCTGATCTACTGGCTCGAAGCCGATGACCCCGAAGAAGTCCTGCGCTCCGATCCGATCTCTGCGATCGTGGCCAAGCCCGGATTCATGACACGCGATGAACTCGCCCAGGAATACGCCCGGCGCAGCGGCCGCGATATTTCGAAGCTGGACTTCTACCGCGTGCTGGCCACCTACAAGCTCGCGGTGATCAGCGAAGGCATCCACGCGCGTTTTCTGAAGGGCAAGACCGTTGGAGAAGGCTTCAGTTTTGCGGGCCAGGCGGCAGAGCGTCTGGCGCACCGCGCGCTGGCCTTGGCCGACCAGTCAAACGACGCGAGTCTTCGGGGCTAG